The window GCAGACCTCGAAGCACAGGGGTTTCTGGTGGAGATCGAGGATTATGACCATGCTGTCGGTCACTGTTACCGCTGTAAGACCGTAATTGAGCCGACCACCTCCCTGCAGTGGTTCGTTTCCGTTCGTCCGCTGGCAGATAAAGCGGTTGCCGCGGTGCGGGACGGCGATATCAATATTTACCCTAAGACCTGGTACAACACCTTTTACAGCTGGATGGACAATATCCGCGACTGGTGTATCTCCCGCCAGATCTGGTGGGGACACCGTATCCCGGCCTGGACCTGTGAAGATTGCGGTGAGCTGATCGTTGAATCAACCGACCCGACCAGCTGCCCGAAATGTTCTTCGACCAAGTTGGTTCAGGAAAATGACGTACTCGACACCTGGTTCTCTTCTGCGCTCTGGCCATTCTCCACCATGGGCTGGCCGGAAAACACCAAGGAATTGCAGACATTCTATCCCACCTCGGTGCTGATCACCAGCTTCGACATCCTGTTCTTCTGGGTGGCGCGCATGATGATGATGGGCATCCATTTCATGGATGAGATTCCATTCAAGGATGTTTACCTGCATGCCCTGGTTCGCGATAAGCATGGCAAGAAGATGTCCAAGTCCACCGGCAATGTAATTGACCCGTTGGAAGTAATGGCTCAGTACGGAACAGACGCCATGCGTTTTACCCTCACCGCTTTTGCTGCCCAGGGCCGCGAGATCAAGCTGGATGAGGACCGCATCGAAGGCTACCGCCACTTCATCAACAAGATCTGGAACGCGGCGCGTTTCGCGCTGATGCACGTGGGTGAATGTGACAATTCTGTTAAGAAGGTGGTGGAGAACCCGAAAGAGTTGCCGCTGGTTCACCAGTGGATTCTCTCCCGCACTGCCACCACCATCGAATCGGTGCGCCGGGGGCTTGACGAGTATCACTTTAACGAGGTGGCTTCTGCGAACTACCAGTTTATCTGGGGTGAGTTTTGCGACTGGTATCTGGAGTGGATCAAGGCGGATCTGTTCAGCGATGATCCCAAGGCCAAGGAACAGGCCCAGGGCGTACTGCTCACCGTGCTTGAGACCATCCTGAAACTTATCCACCCGGTTACTCCGTTTGTTACCGAAGAGATCTGGAGTGCACTGCCAGGCGAGCGTAGCCCGCTGATGACCAGCGAGTTTCCGGAATTGCAGGAGGGCTGGAAGAATCCTGAAGCCGAAACTCAGATGGAGCTTTTGATGGGCGTGATCACCGGTATCCGCAATATTCGTAGTGAGGCTGAGGTGCATCCTTCCAACAAGATCGACGCCTTTGTCAATTGTCCGGATGAGACCCAGCGCACAACTATCGCCAACTTTGCTGCGGCCGTCTCCGACATGACCCGCCTCAGCTCGTTTACGGTGCAGGAGAGCGGTGAAAAACCTGATGATGCCGGAACCTATATTTACAATGATATAGAGATATTCGTACCACTGGCCGGTCTGGTTGATGTGGCTGCCGAGCTTGAAAAACTGGCCCGTGAACGTAAGAAAGTCGAGGGCAAGCTGAAGCAGGTGAATGGCAAGTTGGGCAACGGGAAATTCCTGGCCAATGCACCGGATGCGGTGGTTGCCAAGGTCAAAGAAGAAAAAGAACAGCTCGACGCGAAACTGGCCAAAATTGGTGAAGCTGAAGAGCGTTATAAAAAGATCGGCTGATTAGATTAGGAGAGAAAATGGATAAGAACCTCCTGCGTAGTCAGATAGCAGCTTTTCTGACCGAGGATATCGGTAGAGGCGATCTGACCAGTGAGTCGATATTTGGCGCAAACGAGATGGGCAGCGCCCGTCTCGTTGCCCGTGAGGAGTTCGTGGTTGCCGGTATTGGGGTGGCGAAAGAAGTATTCGCCCTGCAAAACAGTGATATCGTCTGTAATGAGACTGTGGCCGAGGCTACAAAGGTCGCAGCAGGTGATGTTGTGCTTGAGGTCTCCGGACCGGTGGTCGATCTGCTGAAGGCAGAGCGAGTTGCTTTGAACCTGTTGCAACGCATGTGCGGCATTGCCACGCTCACTTCCCGTTTTGTAGAGGCTGTCGCGGGGCTGCCGGTACGCATTACCGACACCCGCAAGACCACGCCTGGGCTGAGAATGATGGAGAAACACGCCGTGCAGGTGGGTGGCGGCTCCAATCATCGCTTCAACCTTACCGACGGAGTGCTGATCAAGGATAATCATATTGCCGCTTGCGGTTCTATTACCGAGGCTGTGAAAAGAGTCCGGGAGAAGGCCCCGCATACCATTAAAATTGAAGTGGAAACAGATACCCTCGATCAGGTCGAAGAATGTCTGGTTTGTGGTGCGGATATTATCATGCTCGATAACATGAGCCCGAAAATGATGGCAGAGGCGGTGGGCAAAATTGACGGCAGGGCGCTGGTTGAGGCGTCAGGCGGTGTCAATCTTGAAACCGTGCGGGCCATAGCCGAAAGTGGTGTTGATATTGTCTCGGTGGGAGCCCTGACGCATTCGGCTCCCTCGTGTGATATTGGTATGGATTGGTTGGATTGATCGGTTGTTGTCTAGTATTTCTGGTGTATTCAGTGTATCTATCTGAGAATATTACTTGATTAAAATCAGATTTATATGCGATAGTAGGAAAAAATCCCGATACTTATAAGAGCTACAGGTTTTGTGGGATAATTCTGAGACCGAGAAAAGAAGAGGAAAGTCACGATGCGTTGTCCTAAATGCGGCTACATATCATTCGATCATCTGGAAACTTGTTTAAAGTGCAATAAGAAAATCAAGGGTATTTCCAAAGACCTGTCTGGTTCTGTTCACAAAGTTGCTGTGCCGGTTTTTTTAAGCTTTGGTGCTGGTTCTGAGGACGCGGATGATTCGTTTGATGCTTCCGGAACATTTGTCGATACCGAGGATATGCTTCTAGATGATGAGATCAGCGATCCGGATCTCGATATCCTGCTGGACGAGGATGATCGACAGGACGAAGAGATCGCTTTCGAGCTCTCCGACGATGAAGAGGACAGTTCTGATGAAATCACGCTCGACCTTGGCCATGATTTTGACCTGGGCTTGCCTGGTGATGATTCCAAGGCCTTGGAGGACGAAGAGGAAGGCGGCATTTCACTTGATTTCGGCGATTTCGAGTTTGAGAGTGATGAGTTATCCATTGATGAGGGTACAGACGACGAGCTGCCGGCACCCGCCCCTCTAAAAGAATTGCCATCAGAATTGAGTGACATTTCCGACCTCAAAAAGCCAACACCTGCAGAGGTCGTGGAAGACGAGGACGATCTTGAGCTGAGCCTGGACCTTGATTTTGGCCTCGACGAAAAAGAGGACGTAGTAGATGAATCTCCAGGGCAAAAAAAATCACCTGCTGAACCGGATGAAGAAGAAAGTGAATTGGAAAAACTTTCTCTGGACGATCTTGACCTGAGCCTGGACCATGATGACCCGGAATCACAGAAAAAACCTGCAGACGATGAGATAGAGGAAGACGAGGAACTCAATTTTGATCTCGATCTGGGTGATCTGGATCTTGATCTTAAGTAGGGTTTTTGCATAAACTAAAAAGGCAGACAAAAAGCGGTTGACACCCTTTCTGATTCTGTGTAAATAAGCCTCTCCAAAACGCGATAGCGATTTTGCGGTGCCGAGATAGCTCAGTCGGTAGAGCAACGGACTGAAAATCCGTGTGTCCCTGGTTCGATTCCTGGTCTCGGCACCATTTAGATAGAAAGCCCTTTCAGCAACATGCTGGAAGGGCTTTTTTCGTTCCTGTCTCTGTCTGGTCGTGTTTGAGACGTTTTGGGTCTACACCAAAGAAGGGGGATGGTCCTTCCATTCTCAGATCAGATTGATCGAATTTCCAAAGTAGTCTAACCGCACAAAAGTCGTACTCTTAACCGATAATTACCAAAATTCCTAAACCCATATGCTCTTCTTTGAATAAGTTTCATCTTTCGATGAAAACCCTCGAGAATACCATTGCTTCTATAATATCTGAACATTCTTGCGATTGGCTCCAGCCAACTTGTAATCGTTTTTCCAAGAGTTCGCATAGGTTTTAAAGGACTCGCCTTCAGCATTTCAACTCGTTCCAGCAGTTCGGGGATAAGTTTTTTACAAGTTGTATGGTTTTTACCCTTATTTCTGCATAATTCAGCCAAATCCTGAGTAAATTTCCAGAGACTTTCGATCGCCGGTTGCTGTTTAAAGTATTGTTCGAGTTTCTCGCGTTTCAGAGGTGTAAGATTCTGCTTCCTGGTGCACAACATACGAATCAAGCCACCTCGTCCCCAGGCGAGATTCTCCTCATCTATGAGTTTGCAAGCTTTGGCGAAGTGGTGATTTATTAGTTTGATAACGTGAAATCTATCTGTAACTATTTTTGCGTTAGGGAACCACTTTCTGACCATCTTTCGGTAGGGGGCGTGCATATCCATGCAAACAACCCGTACTCGTTCACGTCCACGAAGAGTCTTGAGAAATGACTCCAATTCAGCTTCACTACGCCCTGGCGCTACGTCAAAGACACTGTGTTTTTCAAGATTACAAAATGTAGTAACGAACCCCATGCGCTTGGTGAAACGATGTTCGTCCAGACCAAGATATCTGGGACAAAGCCGTTCGGATCGGTGACTGATGTTCTGCAGGACCATCTGGTGATAAAACCGCTCTACAGTGGCGACGCTGATTCCACTCTCATAGGCCGCGTCCTTATTGGAATAGCCGCGATTGCATTTATAATACACGCTGCTTTTGAGTGGTTCTGTGGATCTATTCCATTTTTTGATACCGTCCATACGGCTATTAAAGTATCTACCGCACTGTTTACAGTGGAATTTGTGGCAGCGAATGTGGAGGGTGACAGGGTGTCCCTGTTGTGGAACACTTTTGATCTCTCGCCAGAAGCTTGCCTTGATCCTTTTGTTTGAGCTGTTGCACTTGGGGCATAGCGTGTCTTTCTTATAAACAACCTCAAGGCGGGCTGGACGGTAACTGAGCACCTTTTTGATTGAAAATCCTGCCAGCCCGATTAATAATTTCTCCATAAATTGATCTCCTTTCTTTGGTCGGAAATTTGATCAATTTATGAGGCATACCATAATAGTTTGGTATGCCTTTTTTATCTCTGAGGATTTTTTATCCCCCTTCTTTGAGGGAGAGCCGACGTTTTTAAATTGCCTGCAGTTATCGTGTGTCGTTCATTAAGTAGGATAATCCTCTGTTCCAATGTTGGTGGAGATTCGTTCACGTGTTGGCGCATCTGCTTTTATTGCGTAAGAGTATATCTCTACTCAGTCCGAGCTTTGAAGATCCTATAACCTACCACAGTTGAAATGATTTAATATCGGAGGAATGAACGACACTGTCGTGGTATGTTGCAAGCTACCTAACAACCTCGTGGCAAGTTGAAAGCTTTCCCCGGCAAAGGTTTTTAGGAGTTGGGTCAACCTGCCGAAATCCCGGGCAGTACCAACTTTATCAGGAAGAAGGTTCATATTTGTAACGTGAGTTCTGAATGAGGTTAAAAAAAACGGTGGCTATATCCAATTCCACACATTTTGTTGAAGAGCTGGATTTAGTCCAATGCGCTTGTTGAAAACAAAATGGCCAGTTAGTCCTAAGATCAGCCTACTCATTTGAAAGATGTTCAATCTTGTTGAAAAAATTAACGTAATCTAAATTGTGTTAAAGAAAAGGGAGTAGGTCATGATGAGGGAAATTTTATTTAATATAGGTTCTAAACCCAATATCCCAATCGGACTGGGCACCAAACCCTCCCAACCAACTATTATCACTTGTCCCTTCCATGTATCTGGTAAAGGTTCTGCCTCCTGCGTATTGGTTTCCAGTGTTTCCATTAAATTTAGCTCTTGCGTAATGGTCACAGCGTAACACCAAGGCTAAGACATCGCCTTTGGCTACAGGTATTCCATGTTTTCCCAAATCAATCCAAATATAGCCAGATTCGACTGAGGTTAATAAGTTATCCCACGGTATTTTTTTGTGGAACAATACTTTGTCCCAGTCGTTGGTCTCTAGCGGTACACCATTCTCATTAGTTGGCCTTATATCGAATAAGAAAGTACCTGTTCGGTCAAGTAATTGCACATCTATATGCACTTCTTTCAATGATCCATTCATGTTGACTGAAAATGTTTGCGCAAGGTCAATTTTGGGATTTATATCTTCAACCGTCCCACTGGCTAAAGACCCATCATGCTTAGTATTATGAAACTGGTCGAGCTTCAAAGTGTAGTTTTTATCTTTTTCATGTTCCATCGTTTTCCCTCATAGTATTTTGTTAACTTTGCAAATTGATTACTTGTTGATTTATTAGCTGCCAAGGGTGCTGCCTTGACGGCCAAGAGTGCGACAAATTATAAGCAATCTGCGGTGGGAGACCTTTTTTGCCCTGTAAAAATATTTATTTTAGAAGCCGAACACTCCTCGCCTTTAGCCTGAGTTGTTTGCGATGCAGTTCCAACCTTTCTACTTGATTAAAATAAAATTATTTCTCATTTAGAAATTTCGTTCAGTCGAGTAAGGATACGGCACGGATCGTTTAATATCGACCATTTGGATTTCGCTTCTTCCACACTTAGTCCTTTAGCGTCAGGAGAAAAAACTATTGGACAAATCACTGCGTTTATGCCGGGGGCATTTGCTTCTCCAATCCAATAACCTATATAATCCCCTGCCTCGCTTTCTAAAAAAGCAACTCCATCATCATGTAGAATCTTTAAAAAATATTTGTTTTTATTTCCAAATGCTAGATATTCAAAGTCATCTGATTTTTTATCAATTATTAATTCACCAATAATTTTTCCTTCTATACTCATGTTTTCTGTATCAATTGGTTTTTCTGAATATAAAAATCTGCTGGTGTTACACAATTGATGGTTCTGTGCATCAACCGAATACACAAAGTAATTGTATAAGATGCTATCCCTCTTTGAATTGAAAGAAGAGAATGCCGAAGGAGATGATTGTCTTCCTATGTCTACACCAATTGTTTGAGATATAATCCCTATGACACAAAGCACGACCGAAAAGGACATAAAGAAATATATAGATTTTAGAATATCAGGTCTAGGAGTTTCGTGCTTTTGCTCCTTGGTAAGCAAGTGGTATGCAAGGGCAGCAAGAAGGAATCCAAGACCAATAACCCCAATCTGCAAAATCTTCAACACGTCCATATTCGTCCATTCCATTATGGAATCTCCAAGTCTAGTGTTCCATTATATAACATCCCAAAACCTAAGCTGGAGTCACGTAATAAGTGCAACACGTTGACCAGTAAAAGCTTCCTAAGGTGTTAAGCCATCCAATACTTTTCTTGGCGGGAGGTTCAGAAGGAAAACCCTTCCTGAATATCCCCATTAGACAGTGTAGTGAGATCAATTTTCTTTGGCCGCAAACGGCGGAGACGACCGTTTGTGTTTTCATTGGTTCCACGCTGCCAACTTGCATATGGTTTGGCAAAGTACGTAGCCGCTCCAGTCTCCTTTGAAACTCGATCATGGTCGGTAAATTCACCGCCATTATACAGTGTTACTGTCAGTGCTGAGTGCACTTTGCCGAGCATGCTAATTAGTGCATCAGCCACAGCTTCTTTGCTTTTACGAATCATACGTTGAGCTAAGGTAAAGCGACTTATCCGGTCAACCAATGTAACCAGGCTTGCATTGACGGCATGAACAAAATCACCTTCCCAATCCCCAAGGCGCGATCTTTGTTCGACAACATCTGGCCTTGAACTGATGTCTACTCGATTGGGAATAGCTGCTAAATCAGCCTTTCTGTAACGTTTGCCACCCTGCCAGCGCTTTTTCCCATACCGTGGCAAGCGGGTATGGAGCAGGCCACCTTGCAGGCGATCCTCACTGATACGCCTGTAGATTGTCGTGTAACTGGGTCTGTTTGCCCCTGAGCATTCAACATCCATACGGGCACTGATAGCAGCTGGTGACCAGCCAAGGGCCAGGGTCTCTCGTATGATTGTATCTGTTTCAGGATCACGTTTATCTGCTTTGACTGCATACCGTTTACGGTCATCGCTGAATACTTGGGCAACTTGGGGATCATAACCCTCTTCGATACTGTTTCTTTTCAGTTCACGACTGATGGTGCTGCTGCTGACTCCCACTTCTTTGGCTCATGGCAGCTTTACGCAGGCCGTAAATCTGGTATCTTTGCTGTTGGGTGAGTTGGTGATAGTGCTTGTTGTGATTGTTCATGACAGACCGTGGTTAAGTGTGAGAGCTGAAACCATATCGTCAACTCATTCACTTTTCAAACTTCAGTCTGTTGCACTTATTGTATTACTCCAGCGCTCCTCGACGTTTCAAGTGGATTTCAAAATTGAACCTGCCGGGCTGGCAATCAATGGAGCATGTGGTTCTGAAATCATTGGACTAAGAGGAGTATCATCGACCGAAGAATGATCATCATTTCTACGACATTAGGATTCGCAATTCCGGAAATTATCGTGAAACTAGGCGGTTAGAGTTCTACGTACATCTTTCTGTTTTTGCTAAAAGTAAGAAGGGACAATGAAAAAAGAGAAAACAAATAGTATACGATAAGTGTTTCGTAGGGAGAATAATCTGTCAATGCCACAGAGTGGTGTAAAGAGAGGGCATGGCTTTTTGGGGCTCTTTCGAGGCAACTTCGAAAACGAAGTTAGGAACATTGTAATGCGGAATTGCTGGCTACTCTAATTGTCAAAAAAGACAGGATCCTCGACGTTTTGAGTGGAAAGGCGCTAAAACAGTGACATGGCGTCGCCTCATAGCCCAAACATCTCGAATACAGCCAGTTACCAGCACAAAGCACGAATCTTCTTCCAGGCTGGCTAGAACCTTTTAGCGTAAGTTAGTAAATTCGCAACACCCCGTGCCCTCACATGTTTTACTCTCTCAATCAACCCTTTTGCCAGATTGAGAAAGGATTGATTGAGAGAGTAAAACATGCCTTAATCCACAGGAAATGTCGAAGAACCCAAAAACAATATGTTCTAAGTTCAGCAAATGTTTCATTCAGAAAGTTGAATAAGAAAACATTTTGGAATTTTACAGGATAGGTCTAAGTGGCCCCGCTTTTAGGGTCACTTAGATCAGAATAGATAAGGTGGATCATCTACACCACGAATACCATTGACGTGGTGTATTGCCAGTTTCGTATGCTGACCAACCAAGGGCGAGTTCTCGAACTAGGACATCCTGTTCAGGCTCCTGTATCTAGGCATCCAGAACACCCAAAAGAAGTTGACCATGCACATTCGTAACTGGTCGCTGGCCCGTTTTCAATAGGGTATATTCTTTAAGGGGCGATTCGATAAGGAACTAGGGATATAAGAATATGGAGACTTTAAGTATCAGTATTAAGGTGTTGATCCGTTCCACCGCAAAACTGCCTCTCGGAGGAGCATTAGTGAGGGGCCCATTCTCAACCATGGCTTTCACCTCCATGCACTGATGGGGTGGCAATAGGGCCGTTGTGGAAGATGATACAAAATTTTGAATATTACCAACGTGGTGCCAAGATAGCTCAGTCGGTAGAGCAACGGACTGAAAATCCGTGTGTCCCTGGTTCGATTCCTGGTCTCGGCACCATTTAGATATAAGCCCCCACAACAAGTTAGTTGTGGGGGCTTTTTTTTGTTTGCTGTCTTTGTCTGGTCGGTCTTAAAGGTGAAAAGCTAGCCTGGATATTTCACGAGTTGAGACGGTCTGCTAGCCGAGGAGACTTGAGATTCACAATAGTTATGCATGTGATTTTCAAAAGCGACGCTGGATAGCGGCCTGTATCGACTTGCCCCGAAAGTGTGAAAATCTCAGTACCTATTCTCGATTGACTGGTTGCAAATTGTATCCTTCAAAACTGCCTACAAAATGCCCTCAACGTATTCATTCTTATAGTTAATTTTCTATCTATCCGCAATTTTCATGAAATATTCGGGCTAGGAGGCGTGGGGGATACAGATGAGATCTTCTGGCTGGCCGGAATACAAGGAGCCGGCGGTTGACGGCAAATCGCTGCAAAGCCGGTTTTGGGGGAGGTTCGTTCGGAAAATGTCAAAAAAACGAGTGATTATTTAGTAAGCCCACTCCCGCTGCAACTCTACATGGCAACCACGGAGTGGGAAAGAAAAAAGTTGTCTACAGCGGTACTGATGGGGAAGGAGAGTAGCTATTGCCTGGGTGCCATGGGTAGGACAGGCTCATTTTTCAGGGTTGCTTGAAAAAACGATTACGTATCACCTCACCTTCGAAACGCTGTTTTGTCCGGATCGTTGTCATTGCATGAATGGACAATCCCGATTAGCGCCGTTCCAGTTTCCGGTTTGTGCAGAAATACAGATAGAGCAGTCAACCTCTAATATGGCAGGAGAGGTGTTTGATTTCTATTCAGGAAAATCGCGCAGAGTGTCATTTTTTCGGCAGTCTGCCAGGAGCTGTTAGAGAATAATCATTTTTTCTCAGATCAAGGCGTCTTACAAATATAAGCACTGTTATGAAACTGATATTGCGAGCATTATTTTTCTAAAACAACGAAGAGCTGGAAAAAGGGTATTCTCGGATAGCATGCTCATGATTTTTTCCTATCCATTATGCAAATATGTACCGTGAATTGCAGAAAATTTACATCTCACGGAAAACTACCTCCAACCGGGCAGGTTAGAATATGTTAGGAATAAAGAAGTTCATCAGTTACATTTTATGCTAACAAACGTACTGCGTTCATATGATGATGAAGGTGGAATCACAATATATGAGGTACTTTGTTTTATCTGTTTCGTAAGTTGTTGAATACATGAGTGTATTCAATTTTGGTGAGTAATAAATATTAATAACCATCACATTGAACACAGAATATATTCAAATGATATCCCGTCATCGGTTGCACCGCAACAAGAGAAGCCCGCAGGTTGTTTGGTCGGTTTTGTTGCTTTTGTTGTTAGTTGTTTTTGCGTTGCCAGTGCAGGCTCGGACTCAACCTGAGAAGAAGGTGCTTCTCCTGAACTCATACAGTTACAGTCATAAGTGGACACGAAATATTACTGAAGCTGTGAGTAAATCTTATGCCAATGACTCAGGTGTGGACCTGGTGATTGAGTTCATGGATACGAAGCGGTATCAATTCCCTCAACATTTTGAAAGCCTATTTAAGCTATATAAAAGCAAATATAAAGATACTGTATTTGATGTAATCATCACTTCAGACGATAACGCTGTCAATTTTGCTCTGGAATACCGGCAGGCGCTATTTCCTGAGGTTCCGATCATATTTTGCGGCGTCAATAATATCGCACTGCCGGAGAGGCCTGATTTTGTAAATATTACCGGAATGTTGGAAGTAGTGGGTATAGGCGAGACATTAGAGCTGATCTCCAGGCTTCATCCTGATTTGACAGGATTATACATAGTGAATGAGCCCAATACTGTCTCTGGTAAGGTAGCACATGGAAGTTTTGACCATCATCTTGCTGGGTTCAGCAACCAATTTACATCGTTCTGGCTTGAAAATTTATCAGATGAGGAACTGAAGCAAACTCTGGTCGATTTAGACCCAAACAGTGCTGTCCTGCTGCTATCATTTTTCCCTGACGAAGAAAATAAGACGTTCACCATCGAAGAGGGAGCTCGCTTCATTTCCGCAGCATCACCAAGGCCCATTTATTCGATGTGGGAGTATTTTCTGGGCGAAGGTATTGTCGGGGGAATGCTTACCTCTGGCACCTATCAAGGTTTTGCGGCCGCAGAAATGGCTATGGATTTGCTTTCCGGCAAGAAAGCGGACACTATCCCTGTTGTTTCATCCTCTGTAAATCAATTCATGTTTGATTATACTC of the Desulfosediminicola ganghwensis genome contains:
- the nadC gene encoding carboxylating nicotinate-nucleotide diphosphorylase, with protein sequence MDKNLLRSQIAAFLTEDIGRGDLTSESIFGANEMGSARLVAREEFVVAGIGVAKEVFALQNSDIVCNETVAEATKVAAGDVVLEVSGPVVDLLKAERVALNLLQRMCGIATLTSRFVEAVAGLPVRITDTRKTTPGLRMMEKHAVQVGGGSNHRFNLTDGVLIKDNHIAACGSITEAVKRVREKAPHTIKIEVETDTLDQVEECLVCGADIIMLDNMSPKMMAEAVGKIDGRALVEASGGVNLETVRAIAESGVDIVSVGALTHSAPSCDIGMDWLD
- a CDS encoding valine--tRNA ligase; amino-acid sequence: MAQKEDKLLSKGYEFSSVEEKWLQKWTEEGCFDAKMEDGKPSFSVVIPPPNVTGVLHVGHALNNTLQDILVRYHRMCGDNTVWVPGTDHAGIATQNVVERQLATEGKGRHDLGRDAFIEKVWEWRKEKGGTIVNQLKKLGASCDWERERFTMDEGLSDAVREVFVRLYKEGLIYKGDYIVNWCPRCHTALADDEVEHEDTKGKLYHVRYPYADGSGSVVVATTRPETMLGDTAVAVHPDDERYAHLGDIGIRLPLTDRVIPVVYDHHAQMEFGTGALKVTPSHDRDDYEIGLRHDLPLLKVMDDKGVMNEEAGEYAGLDRFECRKKIVADLEAQGFLVEIEDYDHAVGHCYRCKTVIEPTTSLQWFVSVRPLADKAVAAVRDGDINIYPKTWYNTFYSWMDNIRDWCISRQIWWGHRIPAWTCEDCGELIVESTDPTSCPKCSSTKLVQENDVLDTWFSSALWPFSTMGWPENTKELQTFYPTSVLITSFDILFFWVARMMMMGIHFMDEIPFKDVYLHALVRDKHGKKMSKSTGNVIDPLEVMAQYGTDAMRFTLTAFAAQGREIKLDEDRIEGYRHFINKIWNAARFALMHVGECDNSVKKVVENPKELPLVHQWILSRTATTIESVRRGLDEYHFNEVASANYQFIWGEFCDWYLEWIKADLFSDDPKAKEQAQGVLLTVLETILKLIHPVTPFVTEEIWSALPGERSPLMTSEFPELQEGWKNPEAETQMELLMGVITGIRNIRSEAEVHPSNKIDAFVNCPDETQRTTIANFAAAVSDMTRLSSFTVQESGEKPDDAGTYIYNDIEIFVPLAGLVDVAAELEKLARERKKVEGKLKQVNGKLGNGKFLANAPDAVVAKVKEEKEQLDAKLAKIGEAEERYKKIG
- a CDS encoding ISL3 family transposase, whose amino-acid sequence is MEKLLIGLAGFSIKKVLSYRPARLEVVYKKDTLCPKCNSSNKRIKASFWREIKSVPQQGHPVTLHIRCHKFHCKQCGRYFNSRMDGIKKWNRSTEPLKSSVYYKCNRGYSNKDAAYESGISVATVERFYHQMVLQNISHRSERLCPRYLGLDEHRFTKRMGFVTTFCNLEKHSVFDVAPGRSEAELESFLKTLRGRERVRVVCMDMHAPYRKMVRKWFPNAKIVTDRFHVIKLINHHFAKACKLIDEENLAWGRGGLIRMLCTRKQNLTPLKREKLEQYFKQQPAIESLWKFTQDLAELCRNKGKNHTTCKKLIPELLERVEMLKASPLKPMRTLGKTITSWLEPIARMFRYYRSNGILEGFHRKMKLIQRRAYGFRNFGNYRLRVRLLCG